A window of the Bdellovibrionales bacterium genome harbors these coding sequences:
- a CDS encoding DUF2259 domain-containing protein, with product MKKTILTLGLLASSLTHAMDTKNFHNLGFSKNQKYFAFADSVVQDGSGFPLADVYVVNTAKNTITKHTRVMIEDDSSFDENEALQKAIAKADLTKNGIIAGQNLGVATPASEQSPLRLPLTANGRDYTIELKQLPAGTLNPNCIEDLEDQMIEVSLESSSQKITLQKDQRQPKSRECSYDYRIDRALVNGKSLVVVLSYQTFGFEGPDTNHMVVTGTLP from the coding sequence ATGAAAAAAACCATTCTTACACTGGGGCTCTTAGCGAGCTCCTTAACTCACGCGATGGACACTAAGAATTTCCATAACCTTGGATTTTCTAAAAATCAAAAATACTTCGCCTTTGCAGACTCTGTCGTTCAGGACGGGTCTGGTTTTCCGCTCGCCGATGTTTACGTGGTGAATACAGCAAAGAACACGATCACAAAACATACCAGAGTGATGATTGAAGACGATTCATCGTTTGATGAGAACGAGGCTCTTCAAAAAGCGATCGCAAAAGCGGACCTCACTAAGAACGGCATTATTGCGGGCCAAAATCTGGGCGTCGCCACACCGGCCTCTGAGCAGTCGCCACTGCGTTTACCTCTGACCGCGAACGGCCGGGATTACACAATCGAGCTAAAGCAGCTTCCTGCCGGGACGCTCAATCCAAATTGTATTGAAGATCTAGAAGACCAGATGATCGAGGTATCCCTCGAAAGCTCTTCTCAGAAGATCACTTTGCAAAAGGATCAGCGCCAGCCGAAGTCTCGTGAATGCAGTTATGACTACCGTATTGATCGTGCGCTCGTGAACGGGAAAAGCCTGGTCGTTGTTCTTTCCTACCAGACTTTTGGATTTGAAGGACCCGACACAAACCATATGGTTGTGACAGGAACTCTTCCGTAA
- a CDS encoding DUF2259 domain-containing protein, with the protein MKNLLFAYCLFALIPARAADLYNFRNLGFSTDGLFFAYANTVVQDGTGFPHATVSVVNVPNNIVVRTKSLTIKDDSAYEESAALRRVLPAANLESYQITPGENLGNDLGLMKKDDKQASFRTNSKDYSVILSEDQDDNAVACADPDKGSKIITVNLKDSSTQQEVILYSERYPPFGRYCSYDFKIDKVITNKNNLVVVLSYQSPGFEGPDTKYMVVTGRLP; encoded by the coding sequence ATGAAAAACCTGTTGTTCGCTTATTGTCTATTCGCTTTGATCCCAGCCCGCGCGGCGGACTTATACAACTTTCGAAACTTAGGTTTTTCTACCGACGGGCTCTTTTTTGCCTACGCCAACACGGTCGTTCAAGACGGCACGGGATTTCCACACGCCACTGTGAGTGTTGTGAATGTTCCTAATAACATCGTTGTTCGCACGAAGAGTCTTACGATCAAAGACGATTCTGCTTATGAAGAAAGTGCCGCCCTTCGTAGAGTTCTGCCAGCGGCAAACCTCGAGTCCTATCAAATCACCCCCGGGGAAAACCTCGGCAACGACCTGGGCTTGATGAAAAAAGATGATAAGCAGGCCTCGTTCAGGACGAATTCTAAAGACTATTCTGTGATCCTTTCAGAGGACCAAGATGACAACGCCGTAGCCTGTGCGGATCCCGATAAAGGCAGTAAAATCATAACCGTCAATTTGAAAGACTCCAGCACCCAGCAAGAGGTGATCCTCTATAGCGAGAGATATCCACCCTTTGGTCGTTACTGCAGCTATGATTTCAAGATTGATAAAGTCATCACAAACAAAAACAACCTGGTGGTGGTGTTGTCTTATCAGAGCCCGGGCTTTGAGGGGCCCGATACAAAATACATGGTTGTGACGGGACGACTGCCCTAG
- a CDS encoding TIGR02147 family protein yields the protein MLIDYLQKLFAERSRKNAKYSLRAFASSLDIDSSTLSALLRRKRPMTSKMAMKIIDRLDIQDPLQVQMLLMGSLAGGGGANAQHVPYNEFDMATAEVISSWEHFAILATLELPRFKGDTKAIAKRLNIPMGVAMEALYRMEKLGIIAKENTYWKLTGKNMATPSNIPNSRLRQSHRQHIERALESLDHDAVEIRDITGITMAINSNKINEAKHLIQDFRRRLSTFLETGTCDSVYRLNVQLFPLTQENPK from the coding sequence ATGTTGATTGATTACCTGCAAAAGCTCTTCGCCGAGAGGAGCCGTAAAAACGCTAAATACTCTCTGAGAGCCTTCGCAAGCTCCTTGGATATTGACTCATCTACGTTGTCAGCTTTGCTTCGCCGTAAGCGTCCTATGACTTCTAAAATGGCGATGAAGATCATTGACCGCCTGGATATTCAAGACCCCCTTCAAGTCCAAATGCTCTTAATGGGGAGCCTCGCTGGAGGCGGCGGCGCAAACGCGCAGCATGTGCCCTATAATGAATTTGATATGGCAACGGCCGAAGTTATTAGCTCGTGGGAACATTTTGCTATTTTAGCGACACTAGAACTTCCGCGCTTTAAAGGGGACACCAAAGCCATTGCGAAACGTCTGAACATCCCGATGGGAGTTGCGATGGAAGCTCTCTATCGTATGGAAAAGCTCGGGATTATTGCCAAAGAAAATACTTACTGGAAACTCACCGGTAAAAACATGGCCACCCCGTCGAATATTCCAAACTCGCGCCTTCGTCAGTCGCATCGCCAGCATATTGAGCGCGCACTGGAATCGCTGGATCACGATGCTGTTGAGATTCGCGACATCACCGGTATTACGATGGCCATCAACTCGAATAAAATTAATGAAGCTAAACATCTTATCCAGGACTTCCGCCGCAGACTCTCGACGTTTCTTGAAACTGGAACGTGTGATTCCGTGTATCGTTTGAATGTTCAGCTTTTCCCTCTAACCCAGGAGAATCCTAAGTGA
- a CDS encoding PQQ-binding-like beta-propeller repeat protein, producing the protein MLVLLSGCSSFESLMSRTAEKRVFAVRDVWVRQAPEKDNLAFRKINRMTPVILGNILIQGNAIDGMTAYDRDSGRQLWRLPILNGVEAGAALVNDRLFFGASDGLFYSVNAKTGKILWTFPTHSENIAEPLLDTATGVVYFLSGANVVYALDAESGRQVWLYSRQDNSNFSIRGGSKPALKDGNLFVGFSDGTLVSLNAKTGNLQWELPLNKNKKFRDIDASPIIDGDQIYISGYDDKLYCVNAQKGDVQWKIDGGGYYPVTIAGDKIYYSTTSGEVWALQKGNGQKAWTYSVKEGIPTQVKVYKGLAVFGESQGRLRFLDANTGKVVSSFDPGRGIMSTPSIDDKANHIYFISGEANVYAMEAKWTYPQWIPYLQ; encoded by the coding sequence ATGTTGGTTTTACTCTCAGGCTGTTCCAGCTTTGAGTCTCTTATGAGCCGTACGGCAGAAAAAAGAGTGTTTGCAGTTCGCGATGTATGGGTCCGCCAAGCTCCCGAAAAGGACAATCTCGCTTTTCGCAAAATCAACCGCATGACGCCGGTGATTTTGGGAAATATTCTGATTCAAGGTAATGCGATTGACGGAATGACGGCATACGACCGTGATTCCGGCCGCCAACTGTGGCGCCTTCCGATCCTGAACGGGGTCGAGGCGGGCGCGGCTCTAGTGAATGATCGCCTGTTCTTTGGTGCGAGCGATGGCTTATTCTATTCCGTGAATGCTAAAACCGGCAAAATTCTTTGGACGTTTCCGACTCATTCTGAAAACATCGCCGAGCCTTTGTTAGATACAGCCACCGGTGTGGTTTATTTCTTAAGCGGCGCCAACGTGGTGTATGCTTTGGATGCAGAATCCGGCCGCCAAGTTTGGTTGTATTCACGTCAGGACAATTCAAACTTTTCAATTCGTGGCGGTTCGAAGCCGGCGTTGAAAGATGGCAATCTGTTTGTGGGCTTCAGTGACGGAACTCTGGTGAGTTTAAATGCTAAAACCGGCAATTTGCAGTGGGAATTGCCACTGAATAAAAATAAAAAATTCCGCGATATCGATGCTTCGCCGATTATTGATGGCGATCAGATCTATATTTCAGGTTATGACGACAAACTCTATTGCGTGAATGCGCAAAAAGGGGACGTCCAGTGGAAAATCGATGGGGGAGGGTACTACCCTGTTACGATTGCCGGCGATAAGATCTATTACTCCACAACCTCTGGTGAGGTTTGGGCGCTCCAAAAAGGTAATGGGCAAAAGGCTTGGACTTACTCTGTGAAAGAAGGCATTCCAACTCAAGTGAAAGTCTATAAAGGCCTCGCCGTTTTCGGTGAATCTCAAGGGCGTTTGCGATTCTTGGATGCAAATACCGGAAAAGTCGTTTCATCTTTTGACCCAGGCCGCGGAATTATGTCGACTCCATCAATTGATGACAAAGCCAACCACATTTATTTCATCTCAGGCGAAGCCAATGTCTATGCAATGGAAGCCAAGTGGACTTATCCGCAATGGATTCCATACCTTCAATAG
- a CDS encoding tetratricopeptide repeat protein has protein sequence MSTKLSKDEVRNPDQVLKTLNQGFQWSQSHSRAVIVGLIAFIVIGVGWSLMSNMSERKESQAQEAYFGFEKSYLDKKRGFDEAERSALRPPMGKEKETPKVKASGDLEKDYGPEVAGFKSVIEKHPDSKAAQMAALNLSEIYVNYKKFDDAAQSLEKVAAKSSGKDLISAIVLTQYGNILSDKDDCKGAVEQWGKVLGQSQAVFMHDTLRLKSAFCYEKMNDLAKAEELYKKVSQNSQDTKNPEAGETGLGKDAEKYLRLLKLKKNAG, from the coding sequence TTGAGCACAAAGCTTTCTAAAGACGAAGTAAGAAACCCAGATCAAGTTCTTAAAACCCTGAATCAGGGCTTCCAGTGGTCTCAAAGCCACTCTCGCGCTGTGATTGTTGGATTGATCGCGTTTATCGTTATTGGTGTGGGCTGGTCTTTGATGAGCAACATGTCAGAACGTAAAGAGTCGCAAGCTCAAGAAGCTTACTTTGGTTTTGAAAAAAGCTACCTCGATAAAAAACGTGGTTTTGATGAAGCTGAAAGATCAGCTCTTCGTCCGCCAATGGGTAAAGAAAAAGAAACACCAAAAGTGAAAGCTTCTGGAGATCTTGAAAAAGATTACGGTCCTGAAGTGGCTGGCTTTAAATCTGTGATTGAAAAGCATCCGGATTCAAAAGCAGCACAAATGGCGGCTTTGAACTTGAGCGAAATCTATGTGAACTACAAAAAATTCGACGATGCGGCTCAGTCTCTTGAAAAAGTGGCGGCAAAAAGCTCTGGTAAAGACTTGATCTCTGCGATCGTACTCACTCAATACGGCAATATTCTTTCTGATAAAGACGATTGCAAAGGTGCGGTTGAACAATGGGGCAAAGTTTTGGGTCAATCTCAGGCCGTGTTCATGCACGACACTCTTCGTTTAAAATCTGCGTTTTGCTATGAGAAAATGAATGATCTTGCGAAAGCGGAAGAGCTTTACAAGAAAGTCAGCCAAAACTCTCAGGATACTAAAAATCCAGAAGCAGGCGAGACAGGTCTTGGCAAAGATGCTGAGAAATATCTTCGTTTGCTGAAACTTAAAAAGAACGCCGGCTAA
- a CDS encoding Glu/Leu/Phe/Val dehydrogenase produces the protein MLLGTFELISKHGDHEQVVFCNDPSVGLKAIIAIHNTALGPALGGTRMWNYKNEEEALVDVLRLSKGMTYKAAAAGLNLGGGKAVIIGDSKSAKSEGLFRAFGQFVNSLNGRYITAEDVGTNVTDMEHIFMETPWVTGIPKGFGGSGDPSPYTAHGVLMGIKAAAKEKFGVDSLKGLKVAVQGLGNVGSNLVKYLIEEGAKVVVADIDQGRVKNMHDQFGCEVSNPDGILSVECDIFAPCALGAVVNDNTITKLKTKVIAGGANNVLAEARHGDQLRELGILYTPDYVINAGGLMNVFVELEGYSPDRAFDKTRKVYDNCMKVFEIAKRDNIGTHVAADRLAEERIKTIGRLKQRHPGKSSRAFSTLREVNNR, from the coding sequence ATTCTTTTGGGAACATTCGAGTTGATTTCTAAGCACGGCGACCATGAGCAAGTAGTATTCTGTAACGACCCAAGTGTTGGTTTGAAAGCGATCATCGCAATCCACAATACGGCTTTGGGTCCGGCTCTTGGTGGTACCAGAATGTGGAACTATAAGAATGAAGAAGAAGCTCTTGTTGACGTTCTTCGTCTTTCTAAAGGGATGACCTATAAAGCAGCTGCTGCAGGGCTCAACTTGGGCGGTGGTAAAGCTGTGATCATCGGGGATTCAAAATCGGCTAAATCTGAAGGCCTTTTCCGCGCTTTCGGTCAATTTGTGAACTCTTTGAACGGTCGCTACATCACAGCTGAAGACGTTGGTACGAATGTCACTGATATGGAGCACATCTTCATGGAGACTCCTTGGGTGACGGGGATTCCAAAAGGCTTCGGCGGTTCAGGTGATCCATCTCCTTACACGGCGCACGGCGTTTTGATGGGGATTAAAGCTGCTGCGAAAGAAAAATTCGGAGTTGATTCATTGAAAGGTTTGAAAGTCGCTGTTCAAGGCTTGGGCAACGTAGGTTCTAACCTTGTGAAGTACTTGATTGAAGAAGGCGCGAAAGTTGTTGTTGCTGATATCGATCAAGGCCGCGTTAAAAACATGCACGACCAATTTGGTTGTGAAGTTTCCAACCCAGACGGCATTTTGTCTGTAGAGTGTGACATCTTCGCTCCATGCGCATTAGGTGCGGTTGTGAATGACAACACCATCACAAAATTGAAAACAAAAGTGATCGCAGGTGGCGCAAATAACGTGCTTGCTGAAGCTCGTCATGGCGATCAATTGCGTGAATTGGGTATCTTGTACACTCCAGACTACGTGATCAATGCCGGTGGCTTGATGAACGTTTTCGTTGAGCTTGAAGGTTACTCTCCAGATCGCGCATTTGATAAAACTCGTAAGGTTTATGACAACTGTATGAAAGTGTTTGAAATCGCAAAACGCGACAATATCGGCACTCACGTAGCTGCTGACCGTCTTGCGGAAGAACGCATCAAAACAATCGGTCGCCTCAAGCAACGTCACCCTGGTAAATCCAGCCGTGCGTTCTCGACTCTGCGCGAAGTTAACAACCGTTAA
- a CDS encoding BamA/TamA family outer membrane protein: MQKIILTFVLIAFVNSSFAQESTDSPESAETLSEAVPAKEDYSKKLILLPIAYYTPETKFAGGLLAIKNLWKEKEGHTSSIMATASVTFNNQAMVSLAPRLYLAGGEWELGGVLFYSYFPNKYYGRGVENSLSSPEKYTENSFIMAVTGGKNIYDRLFIRGGVAQDLRKVIDYEVGGEMEKEIQNIAQSIQVLSLNVGLEWDERDYPQAPRQGSWYKINQSFYDPKDREGNKDLQRFRKIEFDLRQYVTIAPRWIGAAQLVASEVQGDQVPFQYLNSIGGGSRMRGFYAGQYRDKALGMFQTELRFEKNIKWTPAIFAGVARMATKISDLNSADSFYSGGAGIQYTLDPENRTKLRLDFGVTNKESGAYFLIGEAF, from the coding sequence ATGCAGAAAATCATCCTGACCTTTGTACTGATTGCATTTGTAAATAGCAGCTTCGCTCAAGAGAGTACGGATTCCCCCGAGTCTGCAGAAACTTTGAGTGAGGCTGTTCCTGCGAAAGAAGATTACTCCAAGAAACTGATCCTGCTGCCGATTGCTTACTACACTCCGGAAACCAAATTTGCCGGTGGCCTGCTTGCAATTAAGAATCTCTGGAAAGAAAAAGAGGGTCATACGTCGAGCATCATGGCGACGGCCTCGGTCACGTTTAACAATCAAGCGATGGTGAGCCTGGCTCCCCGTCTCTATTTAGCGGGCGGGGAGTGGGAGCTCGGGGGCGTTTTGTTCTATAGCTACTTCCCGAATAAATACTATGGTCGTGGCGTTGAAAACTCCTTAAGCTCGCCAGAGAAATACACCGAGAATAGTTTTATCATGGCCGTAACGGGTGGCAAAAATATCTATGACAGACTTTTTATCCGTGGAGGCGTCGCTCAGGACCTTCGAAAAGTCATCGACTATGAAGTCGGTGGCGAAATGGAAAAAGAAATTCAAAACATCGCTCAAAGTATTCAAGTGCTTTCTTTGAATGTGGGACTTGAATGGGATGAACGGGACTACCCGCAAGCACCTCGCCAAGGGTCGTGGTATAAAATCAATCAGAGCTTCTATGATCCAAAGGATCGCGAAGGGAACAAAGATCTTCAGCGTTTTCGTAAAATCGAATTTGATCTCCGGCAGTATGTGACGATCGCGCCTCGTTGGATTGGCGCGGCTCAATTAGTGGCTTCTGAAGTTCAGGGCGATCAAGTGCCGTTTCAATATTTGAATTCCATTGGTGGTGGCTCACGGATGCGCGGTTTTTACGCTGGTCAGTATCGGGATAAAGCCCTTGGAATGTTTCAGACCGAACTCCGATTTGAAAAGAACATCAAGTGGACTCCTGCCATTTTTGCCGGCGTGGCGCGCATGGCTACAAAGATCAGCGACCTCAACTCTGCGGACAGTTTTTACTCTGGTGGAGCGGGGATTCAGTACACTTTGGACCCGGAGAATAGAACAAAACTACGTCTGGATTTCGGGGTTACAAACAAAGAAAGTGGTGCTTACTTTTTGATCGGCGAAGCGTTCTAA
- a CDS encoding trypsin-like peptidase domain-containing protein: MFFSLSQILKLSFGILILCNVVACAGPAEESTDTTTAGVEDQKVWDKLIYGDDDRKDLYEVTSSLHRNLADSTVALIESSSLKAQGVSSFSLPSDGFGKQNMLCTSEPYYDQPAGAFCSGSLVGSNLILTAGHCVKDASDCANVRFVFGYSVKQAGKYPASVATSEVYSCKRIISRKQEAAGSDYALIEIDRPVANHDVLKLQRSRVAAAGDAVTVIGHPSGLPTKVASGGKVRKISSTFLTTNLDTYGGNSGSAVFNSETGEIVGILVRGDTDFVAKGSCYVSNRCPADGCRGEDVTRIDQVSSLIPESGNPQPGPTPSPSPQPPAESVFVSASGSLAIPDKNSTGIVSSIPVPEAVAGRKVLVGVDIEHSYSGDLVLTLIAPDGKSYVLRKNKGGRARDIKGVFGESLVSETSLSPLEQALAGTWKLKIVDSLAQDTGSLKQWKIILK, translated from the coding sequence ATGTTTTTTAGCCTTTCGCAAATTTTAAAATTAAGTTTCGGAATTTTGATCCTATGTAACGTGGTCGCATGTGCAGGGCCTGCAGAAGAGTCCACTGACACGACAACAGCGGGTGTCGAAGACCAGAAAGTATGGGATAAGCTGATCTATGGCGATGATGATCGCAAAGACCTCTATGAAGTGACTTCTTCTCTCCATCGAAATCTTGCCGACTCTACCGTAGCGCTGATTGAGAGTTCAAGTCTGAAAGCACAAGGTGTGTCCAGCTTTAGTCTGCCGAGCGATGGTTTCGGTAAGCAAAACATGCTCTGCACCAGTGAGCCTTATTATGATCAGCCCGCCGGGGCCTTTTGCTCGGGCTCGCTTGTTGGTTCAAATCTCATTCTCACTGCGGGTCACTGTGTGAAAGATGCGTCTGATTGTGCCAATGTCCGTTTTGTCTTTGGTTATTCCGTCAAACAGGCGGGGAAGTATCCGGCCAGTGTCGCGACGTCGGAAGTTTACTCTTGTAAACGCATTATTTCGCGTAAGCAAGAGGCCGCAGGGTCCGACTACGCCTTGATTGAAATCGATCGTCCTGTGGCCAATCACGACGTTTTAAAGCTGCAACGTTCACGTGTCGCCGCAGCTGGGGATGCTGTGACCGTGATCGGTCATCCGTCGGGTTTACCGACGAAGGTTGCTTCCGGCGGTAAGGTTCGTAAGATCAGCTCGACATTTTTAACGACAAATCTTGATACCTACGGTGGCAACTCGGGATCCGCCGTGTTTAACTCCGAAACAGGCGAAATTGTGGGGATTCTTGTTCGTGGCGATACGGACTTTGTGGCTAAAGGCTCGTGCTATGTTTCCAACCGCTGTCCTGCAGATGGTTGTCGCGGCGAAGATGTAACCCGCATTGATCAGGTTAGTAGCCTCATTCCGGAAAGCGGCAACCCGCAGCCAGGCCCAACACCGAGTCCTTCACCCCAACCTCCTGCAGAGAGTGTTTTTGTGAGTGCCTCTGGCAGTCTTGCAATTCCGGATAAGAACTCTACTGGTATTGTGTCTAGCATTCCTGTGCCGGAAGCTGTTGCAGGAAGAAAAGTTCTTGTTGGAGTCGATATTGAGCATTCTTACTCTGGCGACCTCGTACTGACATTGATTGCGCCGGATGGAAAGAGCTATGTGCTTCGTAAAAACAAAGGCGGGCGCGCCCGCGATATCAAAGGTGTTTTTGGTGAGAGTCTTGTTTCCGAGACGAGCTTGAGTCCGTTAGAGCAAGCGCTTGCTGGCACTTGGAAATTGAAAATCGTTGATAGCCTTGCTCAAGATACAGGCTCGTTAAAACAGTGGAAGATTATCTTGAAGTAA
- a CDS encoding site-specific integrase yields MASSAVRYSLNKNKYLLPPEVERLKKIITDFQDKDPRNCLLIDLGLRTGARAQELLNLSMADLNTYDESVFIRGLKNSNDREIPLHSDFFKRLHRFASAQDGRHVFGISYHRLYQIWELYRPVPKKFHSLRHTFAIELYQKTKDLRLVQVALGHRNITNTMIYADYVYSQQELRKLIL; encoded by the coding sequence TTGGCTAGTTCAGCGGTTCGATACTCACTCAATAAAAACAAGTATCTTTTGCCGCCTGAAGTCGAAAGGCTCAAAAAGATCATCACGGATTTTCAAGATAAAGACCCCCGCAACTGCCTACTCATCGATCTCGGACTTCGGACCGGGGCCCGCGCCCAGGAGCTTTTGAATCTTTCAATGGCGGATCTGAATACCTACGATGAAAGTGTTTTTATCCGAGGCTTGAAGAACTCCAATGACCGGGAAATTCCGCTTCATTCCGACTTTTTTAAAAGACTGCACAGATTCGCAAGCGCCCAGGACGGCCGACATGTCTTCGGCATCAGTTATCACCGCCTGTATCAAATCTGGGAGCTTTACAGACCTGTTCCGAAGAAGTTTCACTCATTGAGGCATACTTTTGCGATCGAGCTCTATCAGAAAACCAAAGATCTGCGCTTAGTCCAGGTCGCCTTGGGACACAGAAATATCACTAACACGATGATCTATGCTGATTACGTCTATTCTCAGCAAGAACTCAGAAAGCTGATTCTCTGA
- a CDS encoding ABC transporter ATP-binding protein translates to MSAMLELQNIQKKFADREILKSVSLELGEGEFLCVLGPSGCGKSTLLRIMAGLETSSSGQLTWKNSDHNFAFVFQEAQLLAWRNVLENTRLPLELQKQPEDIQNKKSREALEKVQLNNFENHFPHELSGGMKMRVSIARALSSSPRVLFMDEPFSALDEVTRFSMQKQLRDLCEKEKLSVVFVTHSTYEAAFLADRVLMMNTKGGEFILNEKIQYSSQRTEDLRSSNEYQGMVTKISHKMQEAFR, encoded by the coding sequence ATGTCGGCGATGTTGGAACTGCAAAATATCCAAAAGAAATTCGCCGATCGCGAGATTTTAAAATCCGTCAGCTTAGAGCTCGGTGAAGGTGAGTTTCTTTGTGTGCTTGGCCCCTCGGGTTGTGGCAAATCTACTTTGCTGCGGATCATGGCGGGACTTGAAACATCGAGTAGTGGACAACTAACTTGGAAAAACTCGGATCATAACTTTGCCTTCGTCTTTCAAGAGGCCCAATTGCTTGCTTGGCGAAACGTTTTAGAAAACACTCGTTTGCCGTTAGAGCTGCAAAAACAGCCCGAAGATATTCAAAATAAAAAATCCCGCGAGGCTCTTGAAAAAGTTCAGCTGAATAATTTTGAAAACCATTTCCCCCATGAGCTTTCTGGCGGGATGAAAATGCGCGTGTCTATTGCTCGCGCCCTCAGCTCTTCACCGCGAGTCCTGTTTATGGATGAACCGTTTTCTGCATTAGATGAGGTCACGCGCTTTTCGATGCAAAAACAATTGCGTGATCTTTGCGAAAAAGAAAAACTCAGCGTGGTGTTTGTGACGCACTCGACTTATGAAGCGGCCTTTCTTGCAGACCGCGTACTCATGATGAACACCAAAGGCGGCGAGTTCATTTTAAATGAAAAGATTCAATACTCTTCCCAGCGGACCGAAGACCTGCGCAGCTCCAACGAATACCAGGGGATGGTCACAAAGATTAGTCACAAAATGCAGGAGGCCTTCCGATGA
- a CDS encoding ABC transporter permease, producing the protein MKRLNWPAIVSFIVAIAVFEIAVRLDWIPAFLFPAPSTVVETFWENKSDFTTAFIETLRGSMTGLLLSIFFGTGLAVLFSLSAFLRKSILPFAVFFQTVPIIAIAPLLVIYFGFGMPTVIAAAFIVSIFPIIANTLLGLESVSKAELELFKLYGATQTQSLWKLKFPTAYSSIYAGLKVSIGLAIIGAIAGEFVAGGGLGAMIDSARTQQRIDIVFAALALLSIMGLACIFLLKILHRTLQKIRPYGLNLKD; encoded by the coding sequence ATGAAGCGTCTGAATTGGCCTGCCATCGTAAGTTTTATCGTAGCGATTGCTGTGTTTGAAATCGCTGTGCGCCTTGACTGGATTCCAGCTTTCTTGTTCCCGGCACCTAGCACGGTCGTTGAAACTTTCTGGGAAAATAAATCAGACTTTACGACGGCATTCATTGAGACCTTGCGTGGTTCAATGACCGGATTGCTACTCAGTATTTTCTTCGGCACCGGACTTGCCGTTTTATTTTCTCTTTCAGCGTTTCTACGAAAGTCTATTTTGCCGTTTGCAGTTTTCTTTCAGACAGTCCCGATCATCGCAATCGCTCCGCTCTTGGTTATTTACTTTGGCTTCGGCATGCCAACCGTAATTGCGGCGGCCTTTATCGTTTCTATTTTTCCGATCATTGCAAATACTCTCTTGGGCCTTGAAAGCGTTTCTAAAGCAGAGCTTGAATTATTTAAACTCTATGGCGCCACCCAGACTCAGAGCCTGTGGAAGTTAAAATTCCCAACGGCCTATAGTTCTATTTATGCAGGCCTCAAGGTTTCGATTGGTCTTGCGATCATTGGCGCGATTGCCGGCGAATTTGTAGCTGGCGGCGGTCTTGGCGCTATGATTGATTCCGCACGCACTCAGCAAAGAATTGATATCGTGTTTGCGGCTCTGGCGTTGCTTTCTATCATGGGTCTAGCTTGCATCTTTTTACTTAAAATACTTCACCGAACTCTTCAAAAAATCCGCCCTTACGGATTGAACCTAAAGGATTAG
- a CDS encoding ABC transporter substrate-binding protein, with translation MKVMLLSLLLGIAFTNSVSFAAPATKIKLALNWKAEPQFGGFYAAQLNGEFKKRGLDVEILEGGSGTPTVQMLGANKVDFAIVSAEEIIVAQDRGSSITGLFATYQTNPQAIMTHEERHFKSLQEVFNSEGVLAIQAGLSYAQFLMKKYPKPKAKIVPYLGGITNFTKDPQYSQQCFFTSEPLVAEKAGLKVKTFLVSEEGFNPYTTVVAINTEALKKDSKTAKAVVEAVRAGWQEYLKNPEPTNKLMAGINKAMDAETFTKSAAAQKDLIETTETKQKGLGFMSSERWQSLISQLKELKIIKKDLKAQDMYQVL, from the coding sequence ATGAAAGTTATGTTACTCAGTTTATTGCTTGGTATCGCATTTACAAATTCCGTTTCATTTGCTGCACCAGCGACGAAAATCAAACTCGCTTTGAATTGGAAAGCAGAACCTCAGTTCGGTGGCTTCTATGCGGCTCAGCTGAATGGAGAATTTAAAAAGCGCGGCCTTGATGTCGAAATCCTAGAAGGTGGCTCCGGCACGCCGACAGTGCAAATGCTTGGTGCCAACAAAGTCGACTTTGCGATCGTCAGCGCAGAGGAAATCATCGTGGCGCAAGACCGTGGATCCAGCATCACAGGACTTTTTGCCACTTATCAAACAAATCCCCAGGCGATTATGACCCATGAAGAGAGACACTTTAAGTCTTTGCAGGAAGTTTTTAATTCTGAAGGCGTTCTAGCAATTCAAGCAGGTCTTTCTTATGCGCAGTTTTTGATGAAGAAATACCCAAAGCCAAAGGCGAAGATCGTTCCCTATTTGGGCGGAATTACGAATTTCACAAAAGACCCGCAATACTCTCAACAGTGTTTCTTTACTTCGGAACCACTTGTTGCTGAAAAAGCTGGACTCAAAGTAAAGACCTTCTTAGTTTCTGAGGAAGGTTTTAATCCGTATACGACGGTGGTTGCTATCAACACAGAAGCATTGAAAAAAGATTCCAAGACAGCCAAAGCAGTGGTTGAAGCTGTTCGCGCAGGCTGGCAAGAGTATTTGAAAAATCCAGAGCCCACAAACAAGCTCATGGCGGGAATCAATAAAGCGATGGATGCAGAGACCTTTACAAAGAGCGCCGCTGCTCAAAAAGATCTGATTGAAACGACTGAAACCAAACAAAAAGGTCTTGGTTTCATGTCCTCTGAGCGCTGGCAAAGTTTGATCTCACAGTTGAAAGAACTTAAAATCATCAAGAAAGACCTTAAAGCTCAGGATATGTATCAGGTGCTCTAG